The proteins below come from a single Crossiella sp. CA-258035 genomic window:
- the add gene encoding adenosine deaminase, translating to MDMRSFIAALPKAELHVHLVGAASVDTVLELARRHPGRGVPTERDELARYYEFTDFAHFITVIGALGRLVTTEADVVTLLVGLARDLAANQVRYCEVTVTPVNLFNAGIGDEALVRALATGKERAAAEHGVELTWIYDIPGEQGVEAGWRTINWYREHQPEHTVGFGLGGPEIGVPRGQFKPMFDLAREAGLHCVPHAGETTGPETVWSALLDLGAERIGHGIHSVRDPELVSYLAEHRIPLEISPHSNLRTREVLDLAEHPLPKLLAAGVPVVLNTDDPGMFDTDLNREYLAAHEKMGLTAKQLVDIARTGVEVSFASDATKAALLAELNAVTLPG from the coding sequence ATGGACATGCGTTCCTTCATCGCTGCCCTGCCCAAGGCAGAGCTGCACGTGCACCTGGTCGGCGCCGCCTCGGTGGACACCGTCCTGGAGCTCGCCCGCAGGCACCCAGGCCGCGGCGTCCCCACCGAACGGGACGAGCTGGCCCGCTACTACGAGTTCACCGACTTCGCGCACTTCATCACCGTCATCGGCGCGCTGGGCCGGCTGGTCACCACCGAGGCCGACGTGGTCACCCTGCTGGTCGGCCTGGCCAGGGACCTGGCCGCGAACCAGGTCCGCTACTGCGAGGTCACCGTCACCCCGGTCAACCTGTTCAACGCCGGCATCGGCGACGAGGCACTGGTCAGGGCGCTGGCCACCGGCAAGGAACGGGCCGCGGCCGAGCACGGCGTCGAGCTCACCTGGATCTACGACATCCCCGGCGAGCAGGGTGTGGAGGCGGGCTGGCGGACCATCAACTGGTACCGCGAGCACCAGCCGGAGCACACCGTCGGCTTCGGCCTCGGCGGTCCGGAGATCGGCGTGCCGCGCGGTCAGTTCAAGCCCATGTTCGACCTGGCCCGCGAGGCCGGGCTGCACTGCGTGCCGCACGCCGGGGAGACCACCGGCCCGGAGACGGTGTGGTCGGCGCTGCTGGACCTGGGCGCGGAGCGGATCGGCCACGGCATCCACTCGGTGCGCGACCCCGAGCTGGTCAGCTACCTCGCCGAGCACCGCATCCCGCTGGAGATCTCCCCGCACTCCAACCTGCGCACCCGGGAGGTGCTCGACCTGGCAGAGCACCCGCTGCCAAAACTGTTGGCCGCCGGCGTGCCGGTCGTGCTCAACACCGACGACCCCGGCATGTTCGACACCGACCTCAACCGCGAGTACCTGGCCGCGCACGAGAAGATGGGCCTGACCGCGAAACAGCTGGTCGACATCGCCCGCACCGGAGTCGAGGTGTCCTTCGCCAGTGACGCCACCAAGGCGGCTCTGCTGGCCGAGCTGAACGCGGTCACCCTGCCCGGCTAG